In Falsibacillus albus, a single window of DNA contains:
- the hemB gene encoding porphobilinogen synthase, translated as MELNFKRHRRLRQSASMRSLVRETYLHHEDLIYPLFIVEGENKKNAVASMPGVYQVSLDLLPAEMDEIAALGIKSVILFGVPAEKDSTGTGAYHDHGIVQEATRIVKEHHPEMIVIADTCLCEYTDHGHCGVVEGAKVLNDPSLDLLAKTAVSQAKAGADIIAPSNMMDGFVAAIRKGLDDAGFEDVPIMSYAVKYSSAFYGPFRDAADSTPQFGDRRTYQMDPANRLEALREAQSDMDEGADFLIVKPALAYLDIMRDVKNEFNAPLVAYNVSGEYSMIKAAAQNGWIDEKAVVMEKLLGMKRAGADLIITYHAKDVAQWLNEK; from the coding sequence ATGGAATTGAATTTCAAACGTCATCGGAGATTGCGTCAATCAGCTTCTATGAGATCGCTTGTCCGTGAAACCTATTTGCACCACGAAGATTTGATTTATCCTCTATTTATCGTGGAAGGGGAAAATAAAAAGAATGCGGTGGCATCCATGCCGGGAGTTTATCAAGTATCGCTTGACCTTTTGCCTGCCGAGATGGACGAGATCGCAGCTTTGGGGATCAAATCGGTGATCCTGTTCGGTGTGCCCGCCGAAAAAGACAGCACAGGGACAGGGGCGTACCATGATCATGGTATTGTGCAAGAAGCAACCAGGATCGTGAAAGAACACCATCCGGAAATGATCGTCATTGCGGATACATGTTTATGTGAATATACAGATCATGGCCATTGCGGAGTAGTAGAGGGTGCGAAAGTGCTGAACGATCCTTCACTGGATCTTTTGGCTAAAACGGCTGTCAGCCAGGCTAAAGCGGGTGCTGACATAATTGCGCCTTCCAATATGATGGATGGTTTCGTTGCCGCCATCCGTAAAGGTTTGGATGACGCGGGCTTTGAAGATGTGCCGATCATGTCCTATGCAGTCAAGTACTCTTCAGCGTTTTATGGTCCATTCCGTGACGCTGCGGATAGCACACCGCAATTCGGCGATCGCAGGACATATCAAATGGATCCCGCCAACCGCTTGGAAGCGTTGAGAGAAGCTCAATCTGATATGGATGAGGGGGCGGACTTCCTCATCGTCAAACCGGCACTTGCCTATTTGGACATCATGAGAGATGTGAAAAATGAGTTTAATGCACCGCTTGTTGCTTATAACGTAAGCGGAGAGTATTCCATGATCAAGGCAGCTGCCCAAAATGGCTGGATCGATGAAAAAGCCGTCGTCATGGAGAAGCTGCTTGGAATGAAGCGCGCAGGTGCCGATTTGATCATCACGTATCATGCAAAAGATGTTGCTCAATGGTTGAATGAGAAGTAA
- a CDS encoding uroporphyrinogen-III synthase — MTGDLPLAGKSILVTRSKSQGKKMCEESAKLGCKPVHIPLIDFKRVNDEVGEGFIRTIGEYDWVMFTSANSVRFFFEASSSVGIGGFKHLKWAVVGSKTKKALMEKGFHPDFLPTAFTGQHFVEEFLKRHRPRHVLLPQGNLASKHIAAALEANNVKMDLWVLYETFLPLQSKKELIDFLTGHEHAIITFTSPSTVKNFMKIIKEYRLESRLSGHVFACIGPVTYDALTDHGVEAQICPSSYTVEDMLEGIVQYFQCTEEEENGRWN; from the coding sequence ATGACAGGTGATTTGCCGTTAGCCGGTAAATCGATTTTAGTAACAAGAAGCAAGTCGCAAGGAAAGAAAATGTGTGAAGAGTCTGCCAAGCTTGGCTGCAAACCGGTGCATATCCCGCTAATTGATTTTAAAAGAGTCAATGATGAAGTGGGGGAAGGGTTCATTCGAACGATCGGAGAATATGATTGGGTCATGTTCACAAGCGCCAATAGTGTCCGCTTTTTTTTCGAGGCATCCTCATCGGTTGGCATTGGCGGGTTTAAGCATTTAAAATGGGCAGTCGTAGGCTCGAAAACGAAAAAAGCATTGATGGAAAAAGGATTTCATCCGGACTTCCTGCCTACAGCCTTTACCGGCCAGCATTTTGTTGAAGAGTTTCTGAAGAGACACAGGCCGCGACATGTCTTGCTCCCTCAAGGAAACCTGGCCAGCAAACATATCGCTGCAGCCTTGGAGGCAAACAATGTTAAAATGGATTTGTGGGTGCTATATGAAACATTTTTGCCCTTACAAAGCAAAAAGGAGCTCATTGATTTCTTGACTGGTCATGAACATGCCATCATTACTTTTACTAGTCCTTCGACCGTTAAGAACTTTATGAAGATCATTAAAGAGTACCGACTTGAAAGCCGTTTATCGGGACATGTTTTTGCCTGCATCGGCCCAGTTACGTATGATGCATTGACAGACCATGGGGTCGAGGCGCAAATTTGTCCTTCATCATATACCGTTGAAGATATGCTGGAAGGTATCGTTCAATACTTTCAGTGTACCGAAGAGGAGGAGAATGGAAGATGGAATTGA
- a CDS encoding valine--tRNA ligase, which yields MEQKELTMPTKYDPQSIENGRYEWWLDGKFFEAKNDLEKEPYTIVIPPPNVTGKLHLGHAWDTTLQDILTRMKRMQGYDVLWLPGMDHAGIATQAKVEEKLRNQGKSRYDLGREKFVEETWKWKEEYAEHIRQQWAKIGLGLDYSRERFTLDEGLSEAVREVFVTLYNKGLIYRGEYIINWDPATKTALSDIEVIHKDVQGAFYHMKYPLSDGSGDIEIATTRPETMLGDTAVAVHPEDDRYKHLIGKTVILPIVGREIPIVGDDYVDMEFGSGAVKITPAHDPNDFEIGNRHGLPRILVMNEDGTMNDNADKYKGMDRFECRKQIVKDLQDQGVLFKIEDHMHSVGHSERSGAVVEPYLSTQWFVKMAPLAEEAIKLQQSEEDKVTFVPERFEKTYLRWMENIHDWCISRQLWWGHRIPAWYHKETGEVHVDLEPPADLENWEQDNDVLDTWFSSALWPFSTMGWPDKNSDEFKRYYPTNSLVTGYDIIFFWVSRMIFQGLEFTGKRPFKDVLIHGLVRDENGLKMSKSLGNGVDPMDVIEKYGADSLRYFLSTGSSPGQDLRFSFEKVESVWNFANKIWNASRFALMNMDGMTYDEIDLSGEKSVADHWILTRLNETIESVTKLADKYEFGEVGRLLYNFIWDDFCDWYIEMAKLPLYGEDEAAKKTTRSILAYVLDQTMRLLHPFMPFITEEIWQNLPHNGESITVASWPEAKQELSDEAAANEMKLLVEIIRSVRNIRAEVNTPLSKKIKLMIKANDEQVLASLNKNEAYIDRFCNPEELVITLDASAPDKAMTAVVSGAELILPLEGLINIDEEIQRLEKELDKWTKEVDRVQKKLGNEKFVSKAPQKVVDEEKSKEKDYLERRTAVENRIKELKGE from the coding sequence ATGGAACAGAAAGAATTGACGATGCCGACAAAATATGACCCGCAATCGATTGAAAATGGCCGCTATGAATGGTGGTTGGACGGGAAGTTTTTCGAAGCGAAAAATGATCTTGAAAAGGAGCCGTATACGATCGTCATTCCACCTCCGAATGTAACAGGTAAGCTGCATTTAGGACACGCGTGGGATACGACCCTTCAAGATATTTTGACAAGAATGAAACGGATGCAGGGATATGATGTTCTTTGGCTTCCTGGAATGGATCATGCCGGTATTGCAACACAGGCAAAGGTTGAAGAGAAGCTGAGAAACCAAGGAAAGTCCCGCTACGATCTTGGCCGCGAAAAATTCGTGGAAGAGACGTGGAAATGGAAAGAAGAATATGCCGAGCACATTCGCCAGCAATGGGCAAAGATCGGCTTGGGCCTGGATTACAGCCGCGAACGCTTCACATTGGACGAAGGTCTTTCGGAAGCGGTTCGAGAAGTGTTTGTCACCCTTTACAATAAAGGATTGATTTACCGCGGAGAATACATCATTAACTGGGATCCGGCCACAAAGACGGCTCTTTCAGACATTGAGGTTATCCATAAGGATGTCCAGGGTGCGTTCTATCATATGAAATACCCGTTGAGCGACGGTTCAGGGGATATTGAAATCGCCACTACCCGACCTGAAACGATGCTGGGGGACACTGCCGTTGCTGTTCATCCAGAAGATGACCGTTATAAGCATCTGATCGGAAAAACGGTCATTCTCCCGATTGTTGGACGCGAAATCCCGATCGTCGGTGATGATTATGTAGATATGGAATTCGGTTCCGGTGCCGTGAAAATCACCCCTGCCCATGACCCGAATGACTTTGAAATCGGGAATCGCCACGGGCTCCCTCGTATCCTCGTAATGAACGAGGATGGTACGATGAATGATAATGCCGATAAATATAAAGGAATGGACCGCTTTGAATGCAGGAAGCAAATCGTAAAAGATTTACAGGACCAAGGGGTACTGTTCAAAATTGAAGATCACATGCATTCGGTAGGACATTCAGAGCGAAGCGGAGCAGTGGTTGAACCTTATCTTTCCACTCAATGGTTCGTTAAAATGGCGCCGCTTGCGGAGGAAGCGATTAAGCTTCAGCAGTCCGAAGAAGATAAAGTTACTTTTGTCCCTGAGCGCTTTGAGAAAACATATTTAAGATGGATGGAAAATATCCATGATTGGTGTATTTCCCGTCAGCTTTGGTGGGGACACCGAATCCCTGCTTGGTACCATAAGGAAACAGGAGAAGTCCATGTAGACCTAGAACCACCTGCAGACCTTGAAAATTGGGAGCAAGATAATGATGTATTAGATACATGGTTCAGTTCAGCATTGTGGCCATTCTCGACAATGGGCTGGCCAGACAAGAATTCCGATGAATTCAAGCGTTATTATCCTACTAATTCGTTAGTAACTGGATATGACATCATTTTCTTCTGGGTATCCCGCATGATTTTCCAAGGCTTGGAATTTACGGGGAAACGTCCATTTAAAGATGTGCTCATCCACGGTTTAGTACGTGATGAAAATGGCCTGAAAATGAGTAAATCCTTAGGTAACGGTGTAGATCCGATGGATGTCATCGAGAAGTATGGGGCGGATTCACTACGCTACTTCTTATCGACAGGAAGCTCCCCTGGTCAGGACTTGCGTTTCTCTTTCGAAAAAGTGGAATCTGTTTGGAATTTCGCCAACAAGATTTGGAATGCATCCCGCTTCGCACTGATGAACATGGACGGAATGACATACGACGAGATCGATCTTTCAGGAGAAAAATCAGTTGCTGATCATTGGATCCTTACGCGATTGAATGAAACGATCGAAAGTGTTACGAAGCTTGCAGATAAGTATGAGTTCGGAGAAGTGGGCCGACTGCTTTACAACTTCATCTGGGATGACTTCTGTGATTGGTATATCGAAATGGCGAAGCTTCCGCTTTATGGCGAAGATGAGGCGGCTAAGAAAACGACGCGCTCCATCCTGGCATATGTACTCGACCAAACGATGCGACTGCTCCATCCATTCATGCCATTTATTACCGAGGAAATATGGCAGAACTTGCCGCATAATGGCGAATCGATCACTGTTGCAAGCTGGCCGGAAGCGAAGCAGGAACTCAGCGATGAAGCTGCTGCCAATGAAATGAAGCTTTTAGTAGAGATTATCCGTTCTGTCCGCAACATCCGGGCGGAAGTGAATACGCCATTAAGCAAAAAAATCAAGCTGATGATCAAAGCCAATGATGAGCAGGTATTAGCATCTCTAAATAAAAATGAGGCATATATCGATCGTTTCTGTAATCCGGAAGAGCTTGTGATCACATTGGATGCTTCTGCTCCAGACAAAGCGATGACGGCGGTTGTATCGGGTGCCGAACTGATATTGCCACTAGAAGGACTCATCAACATTGATGAAGAAATCCAGCGTCTTGAGAAGGAATTGGATAAATGGACAAAGGAAGTAGACCGCGTTCAAAAGAAACTCGGAAATGAAAAATTCGTCAGCAAGGCTCCTCAAAAAGTCGTTGATGAAGAGAAATCAAAAGAAAAAGATTACCTGGAACGCCGCACAGCGGTTGAAAATCGCATCAAAGAATTGAAAGGCGAGTAA
- the hemC gene encoding hydroxymethylbilane synthase, translating to MRKIIVGSRKSKLALTQTNWVIDQLKKLNLPFEFEVKEIVTKGDKILDVTLSKVGGKGLFVKEIEQAMFEEEIDMAVHSMKDMPAVLPEGLTIGCIPVREDHRDALISKGHVKLMDLPAGAVVGTSSLRRSAQILSARPDLEIKWIRGNIDTRLAKLDTEEYDAIILAAAGLSRMGWTSDVVSEFLEPDLCLPAVGQGSLAIECRADDDELLSELAKFTCEKAKMASLAERAYLDKMEGGCQVPIAGYATIAKDDSITLTALVASPDGKTIYKERIVGNDPKKVGEEAAALLSSQGAKKLIDIVKEELDQS from the coding sequence ATGAGGAAAATAATCGTCGGTTCACGGAAAAGTAAATTGGCATTGACCCAGACAAATTGGGTGATTGATCAATTAAAAAAGCTCAACCTTCCATTTGAATTCGAAGTGAAAGAAATTGTCACAAAAGGAGACAAAATTTTAGATGTCACTCTTTCCAAAGTAGGCGGAAAGGGTCTTTTCGTGAAAGAAATCGAACAAGCCATGTTTGAGGAAGAAATCGATATGGCGGTACATAGCATGAAGGACATGCCGGCTGTTTTGCCGGAAGGCTTGACAATCGGATGCATTCCTGTGAGGGAAGACCACCGTGATGCATTGATCTCGAAAGGCCACGTGAAATTGATGGATTTGCCTGCGGGAGCAGTTGTGGGAACAAGCAGCCTCCGCCGAAGCGCCCAAATTCTTTCAGCGCGTCCTGACCTTGAAATTAAATGGATCCGCGGCAATATCGATACAAGGCTAGCAAAATTGGATACGGAAGAATACGATGCCATTATTCTGGCTGCTGCCGGTTTGTCCCGCATGGGCTGGACATCGGATGTGGTATCTGAATTTTTGGAGCCGGATTTATGTCTTCCCGCAGTCGGACAAGGTTCACTTGCGATCGAGTGTCGTGCAGATGATGATGAACTGCTTTCCGAATTGGCTAAATTCACATGTGAGAAAGCAAAAATGGCATCCCTTGCAGAGAGGGCTTATTTAGACAAGATGGAAGGCGGCTGTCAAGTGCCGATTGCCGGTTATGCAACAATTGCAAAGGATGACAGCATCACCTTGACTGCCCTTGTTGCTTCTCCAGACGGCAAGACCATCTATAAAGAAAGAATAGTCGGCAACGATCCGAAGAAGGTTGGAGAAGAGGCCGCAGCACTATTAAGCTCACAAGGAGCCAAAAAGTTGATCGACATCGTGAAAGAGGAGCTTGATCAATCATGA
- the hemL gene encoding glutamate-1-semialdehyde 2,1-aminomutase, which translates to MRSFEKSKAAFKEAKELMPGGVNSPVRAFKSVKMDPIFMKEGKGSKIYDIDGNEYIDYVLSWGPLILGHANDQVVEGIKKVAEQGTSFGAPTIIENDLARLVQERVPSIEIVRMVSSGTEATMSALRLARGYTGRNKILKFEGCYHGHGDSLLIKAGSGVATLGLPDSPGVPEGVAKNTITVPYNDLESVRYAFQQFGEDIAGVIVEPVAGNMGVVPPKPGFLEGLREITADYGTVLIFDEVMTGFRVGYNCAQGHYGVTPDLTCLGKVIGGGLPVGAYGGKAEIMEQIAPSGPIYQAGTLSGNPLAMTAGFETLSQLTPETYEEFSRKADLLEKGLHDAAQKHGIPHTINRAGSMIGIFFTEDEVANYEGAKSSDLELFADYYREMANEGIFLPPSQFEGLFLSSAHTDEDITKTIEAAERVFSKIKR; encoded by the coding sequence ATGCGCTCATTTGAAAAGTCGAAAGCTGCATTTAAAGAAGCAAAGGAATTGATGCCAGGCGGTGTGAACAGTCCTGTCCGTGCATTTAAGTCCGTCAAGATGGACCCGATCTTCATGAAGGAAGGGAAAGGTTCGAAAATATACGATATTGATGGAAATGAATACATCGATTATGTCCTTTCCTGGGGGCCGCTTATTTTAGGGCACGCGAATGATCAAGTCGTAGAGGGCATAAAAAAAGTAGCTGAGCAAGGAACAAGCTTCGGTGCACCGACAATCATCGAGAATGATCTTGCTCGATTGGTGCAGGAGCGTGTGCCTTCCATTGAAATCGTACGGATGGTTTCCTCCGGTACGGAAGCAACGATGAGTGCGCTCCGCTTGGCAAGGGGATACACAGGCAGGAATAAAATCCTGAAATTTGAAGGCTGCTACCATGGGCATGGAGATTCCCTGCTCATCAAAGCTGGTTCCGGCGTTGCGACACTTGGGCTGCCAGACAGTCCTGGTGTCCCTGAAGGTGTGGCTAAAAATACGATTACAGTTCCATACAATGATTTAGAGAGCGTCCGCTATGCCTTCCAACAATTCGGAGAAGATATTGCCGGCGTCATTGTCGAACCGGTAGCAGGAAATATGGGAGTCGTGCCGCCAAAGCCTGGTTTCTTAGAAGGATTGCGTGAAATTACAGCTGATTATGGTACGGTTTTGATTTTCGATGAAGTGATGACAGGCTTCCGTGTAGGCTACAACTGTGCTCAGGGCCATTATGGCGTAACCCCTGACCTTACCTGCCTTGGTAAAGTGATCGGAGGAGGGCTTCCGGTCGGTGCCTATGGAGGAAAGGCAGAAATCATGGAGCAGATTGCACCAAGCGGACCAATCTATCAGGCGGGCACCCTTTCAGGGAACCCATTGGCCATGACAGCAGGCTTTGAAACTTTGAGCCAGTTGACACCGGAAACATATGAAGAATTCAGCCGCAAAGCGGACCTACTTGAAAAAGGCCTCCATGATGCGGCACAAAAACACGGCATTCCACATACAATCAACCGTGCCGGTTCCATGATTGGAATCTTCTTCACCGAAGATGAAGTAGCTAATTATGAAGGGGCGAAATCATCCGATTTGGAACTATTTGCGGATTACTATCGTGAAATGGCCAACGAAGGCATCTTCCTGCCGCCGTCACAATTTGAAGGTCTATTCCTCTCAAGTGCCCATACAGATGAGGATATCACCAAAACAATTGAAGCTGCAGAAAGAGTATTCAGCAAAATAAAAAGATGA
- the ysxE gene encoding spore coat protein YsxE, with product MTDNLYDEVKSILKQYGVDSHFVEGYDKVYKIYSTKGIFALKKIIPQNGVDFVRNVQTLYQRGYYHIVPIYPTLDGRYGVLEGAYLYYMMPWLSNEEKEDRFEKHQKLFRELARMHTLSSKDIVLGEEDRKDHYENTLAEWDKQKEFLEEFIERCEREEYMSPFQLMFCTCYQDMYQALNFAKKKLEDWYEKTKEDKKARTVIVHGKISTEHFLYDDRGYGYFTNFENSKTASPFHDLLPFLSRTLKTYPRHFEDCVEWLYTYFQYFPLRDEEMLLFMSYLSHPGPVYKVVEQYHLKGKKKSELKMVKRLQKQYWHLKNTEYVVMRIEELERKKKEPEEGASS from the coding sequence ATGACCGATAACCTGTATGACGAAGTGAAAAGCATATTAAAACAATATGGAGTGGATTCCCATTTTGTCGAGGGTTACGACAAAGTGTATAAGATTTACTCGACCAAAGGCATTTTTGCCTTAAAAAAGATCATCCCCCAAAATGGCGTCGATTTTGTCAGGAACGTCCAAACCCTCTACCAAAGGGGCTATTACCATATCGTCCCCATTTATCCGACATTGGATGGTCGTTATGGTGTGCTTGAAGGTGCTTATCTTTATTACATGATGCCCTGGCTATCAAATGAAGAAAAAGAAGACCGGTTTGAAAAACATCAAAAGTTGTTCAGGGAACTTGCCCGTATGCATACTTTGTCCTCAAAGGATATTGTGCTGGGTGAAGAGGATCGGAAAGATCATTATGAAAATACACTGGCAGAATGGGATAAACAAAAAGAATTTTTGGAGGAGTTCATCGAACGATGTGAAAGGGAAGAATATATGTCCCCTTTTCAATTGATGTTCTGCACCTGTTATCAGGATATGTATCAAGCGCTTAATTTCGCGAAGAAAAAACTTGAAGACTGGTATGAAAAGACGAAGGAAGACAAAAAAGCGCGGACTGTCATTGTCCATGGCAAGATATCAACGGAGCACTTCTTATATGATGACCGTGGATATGGCTATTTCACGAATTTTGAAAACTCAAAGACCGCTTCCCCTTTTCATGACCTTTTGCCTTTTTTATCCCGGACATTAAAAACGTATCCGCGGCATTTTGAGGATTGCGTCGAATGGCTGTACACATATTTTCAATATTTTCCGCTTAGGGATGAAGAAATGCTTCTCTTCATGAGTTATTTATCCCACCCTGGTCCGGTCTATAAAGTCGTCGAACAATATCACTTAAAAGGCAAAAAGAAAAGTGAATTGAAGATGGTCAAAAGACTGCAAAAACAATATTGGCACCTGAAAAATACCGAATATGTCGTCATGAGGATCGAAGAACTGGAAAGAAAGAAAAAAGAACCGGAAGAAGGAGCCTCTTCATAG
- a CDS encoding bifunctional folylpolyglutamate synthase/dihydrofolate synthase — protein sequence MIETYSEAIKWIHSRLRLGIKPGLKRMEWMMEKLGHPESDVQFVHIGGTNGKGSTVSYLRSILTQAGYSVGTFTSPYFEQFNERISVNGRPLPDEDLVKLVNIIQPLACQLEDTELGSPTEFEVITAMAIYYFSRLNPQDIVIMEVGLGGRFDSTNVIKPLISGITNIGFDHMNILGSTIGEIAFEKAGIIKKDTPIVTCAKQLEALKVIKSKAVEENAELICFSDDFRAAGHVSTEGGEKFDFSFKEISYDALEISMVGKHQVENASMAVMISILLDGHASFRIKEMDVRTGLADAFWPGRMEKLSQSPLIYMDGAHNLDGIIALKNTIQQRFSHLNKKIVFAALKDKEISQMIAALDGLEGNLYFTQFDFPRAATAMELYEKSSSDQKTYGEDWMSVVKDVISGSDENDVIIITGSLYFLSAVKPFYLQFSKNKDI from the coding sequence ATGATAGAAACTTATTCAGAAGCAATCAAATGGATCCATTCACGCCTGCGGCTTGGAATCAAGCCTGGGTTGAAAAGGATGGAGTGGATGATGGAGAAGCTCGGACATCCCGAATCAGATGTTCAATTTGTCCATATAGGCGGAACCAATGGGAAAGGATCAACGGTCTCTTATTTGAGGTCAATTTTAACTCAAGCTGGTTATTCCGTAGGTACATTCACTTCTCCCTATTTTGAACAATTCAATGAACGGATCAGTGTCAATGGACGGCCTTTGCCTGATGAGGATTTAGTTAAGTTGGTCAACATCATCCAGCCCCTTGCATGCCAATTAGAGGATACAGAACTTGGGTCGCCGACTGAATTCGAAGTAATCACCGCAATGGCAATCTATTATTTTTCAAGACTGAATCCACAGGATATCGTCATCATGGAAGTCGGACTTGGGGGGCGATTTGATTCGACGAATGTCATCAAACCTCTCATTTCAGGCATAACCAATATCGGATTCGATCATATGAACATACTGGGAAGTACGATTGGAGAAATCGCTTTTGAAAAGGCAGGGATCATCAAAAAGGATACACCGATCGTGACGTGTGCCAAACAGTTGGAAGCATTGAAAGTGATCAAATCGAAGGCAGTGGAAGAAAATGCAGAATTGATATGCTTCAGTGATGACTTTCGTGCAGCAGGGCATGTATCAACAGAAGGAGGAGAAAAATTTGATTTTTCCTTCAAGGAAATATCATATGATGCCCTGGAAATCAGCATGGTAGGAAAGCATCAAGTTGAGAATGCGTCGATGGCTGTGATGATCTCGATTTTGCTTGATGGGCATGCTTCATTCCGCATCAAGGAAATGGATGTCCGAACGGGACTCGCTGATGCTTTCTGGCCAGGCAGGATGGAAAAGTTGTCACAATCCCCGCTGATCTACATGGACGGTGCTCATAATCTTGATGGGATCATTGCTTTGAAAAACACGATACAGCAAAGATTCAGCCATTTGAATAAAAAGATTGTTTTTGCCGCGTTAAAGGACAAGGAGATTTCACAAATGATCGCAGCACTGGACGGACTGGAAGGAAATCTATATTTTACACAATTTGATTTCCCACGGGCAGCGACGGCAATGGAACTGTATGAAAAAAGTTCTTCGGATCAGAAGACTTATGGCGAAGATTGGATGAGCGTTGTAAAAGATGTCATCAGTGGCAGTGATGAGAATGACGTGATCATTATCACGGGATCATTATACTTTTTATCAGCAGTAAAACCATTTTATTTACAATTTTCTAAAAACAAAGACATTTAA
- the spoVID gene encoding stage VI sporulation protein D has protein sequence MSESQQSFLRFSLEESVWFKKGQEVEELLSISLDPFISIQEQEQYVLIRGNLELTGEYKLEASEEVEVFQQAGKYMDEVELREDGNGGFKHHFPVDITIPKNRIQEMEQIDVAVETFDYVLPEKGCLKLTADLKISGIYGEQQTKIEQEVEEAEFEPMYRTTAVEVEEEQEQDQAVFQYSGEMEEEHDEEDYEEPSFYSPFSAEARKPSVPDQEKDEEVPVQIHYDMNELPYNQSEEDRFAESNPVFQMPEPEVNESSSSSSSSYYDHGHQAQPQEMDHGHAHPYEQEEEEQQPVKGKKQDADKKAKKKKDQGISLADFFARKEEERAAKLKVCIVQQGDTLDLLAEKYDISVQQLLRVNDLEMNQDVYEGQVLYIPESFVFKN, from the coding sequence TTGTCAGAAAGTCAACAATCGTTTTTGCGATTTTCATTAGAAGAATCGGTTTGGTTCAAAAAAGGACAGGAAGTAGAAGAATTGCTATCGATCTCCCTTGACCCTTTTATCTCCATCCAGGAGCAGGAACAGTATGTACTGATCAGGGGGAATCTGGAGCTGACAGGAGAATACAAACTTGAAGCAAGCGAAGAAGTGGAGGTTTTCCAGCAAGCTGGAAAGTACATGGATGAAGTAGAGTTGAGGGAGGATGGGAATGGTGGATTCAAGCACCATTTTCCTGTAGATATCACCATCCCAAAGAATCGAATTCAAGAAATGGAACAGATTGATGTAGCCGTGGAAACCTTCGACTATGTCCTTCCTGAAAAAGGCTGTCTGAAATTGACCGCAGATCTGAAAATATCCGGGATCTACGGAGAGCAGCAGACAAAAATCGAGCAGGAAGTAGAAGAGGCAGAATTTGAACCAATGTATCGCACTACCGCGGTGGAAGTCGAAGAGGAACAAGAACAAGATCAAGCTGTTTTTCAATATTCCGGAGAGATGGAAGAAGAACATGATGAAGAGGACTATGAAGAGCCATCATTTTATTCCCCATTTTCGGCGGAAGCAAGAAAACCATCTGTCCCTGACCAGGAGAAAGATGAAGAAGTTCCAGTCCAAATCCATTACGACATGAATGAGCTGCCGTATAATCAAAGTGAAGAAGACCGTTTTGCCGAAAGCAATCCCGTTTTTCAAATGCCTGAACCGGAAGTAAATGAATCATCGAGCAGTTCTTCCTCAAGCTACTATGATCATGGGCATCAAGCCCAGCCGCAAGAAATGGATCATGGCCATGCACATCCTTACGAGCAGGAGGAGGAAGAGCAGCAGCCGGTAAAGGGTAAAAAGCAGGATGCTGATAAAAAAGCAAAAAAGAAGAAAGATCAAGGAATCTCATTGGCTGATTTTTTTGCCAGGAAGGAAGAGGAGCGCGCGGCCAAATTAAAGGTGTGCATTGTGCAGCAAGGCGATACGCTCGATCTCCTAGCTGAGAAATATGACATCAGCGTACAACAGCTGCTTCGGGTGAATGACCTGGAAATGAATCAGGATGTATATGAAGGGCAGGTTCTATATATCCCTGAGTCATTTGTGTTTAAAAATTAG